In Rhipicephalus microplus isolate Deutch F79 chromosome 9, USDA_Rmic, whole genome shotgun sequence, one genomic interval encodes:
- the LOC142771785 gene encoding venom serine carboxypeptidase-like — MKPYMTWTLLLVVHQLGLVCSSTDSEPLFLTPLIEQNNYQEARAKSRVELFAKEADATAHSGFVTVNKTTGSNLFFLYIEAKTNPSTAPLMLWTQGGPGLSSLFGQFLQIGPLAIDADGRLHERLQTVQEDASVIYLDVPVGAGYSFTKDPLGYAQSLEDISAAVVEFLRQFLVLFPEYKGRDFYVAGESYGARYGVAIANHLLTAQVKRVPLNFKGAVAGDGFLGPIFDIADSSEFLYEASMVTQEGRDAFAKQFDQMKNLFGQGKVLEALTILLHTIFTDDTSPTLFQNLTLYNNQASALYSEQPANMRKYYEYANTKGFRKAIHVGLDVPFQRDNRVLLTSLALDYVRDITVQLELLLNTSKVLFYTGQVDTLFPSNKLRDYFRTLNWAGASEYRSAPRQVWSANGGSDGISGYVVRVRDFTEAVVLGAGHYAAVDKSNEINHLLKNFITSCSTIA; from the exons ATGAAGCCCTACATGACCTGGACGTTGCTTCTCGTAGTGCATCAACTAGGCCTCGTTTGCAG TTCTACAGATTCGGAGCCACTATTCTTGACGCCGTTAATTGAGCAGAACAATTACCAAGAAGCAAGGGCCAAAAGCAGGGTGGAGCTCTTCGCGAAAGAGGCAGATGCTACGGCTCACTCCGGGTTCGTCACTGTGAACAAGACCACCGGAAGTAACCTCTTCTTTCTCTACATAGAGGCGAAG ACAAATCCTTCGACAGCGCCGCTGATGCTGTGGACGCAAGGTGGTCCGGGCCTCTCCTCCCTGTTCGGCCAATTTCTCCAGATCGGACCCCTAGCCATCGACGCCGACGGAAGGCTACATGAGCGGCTGCAGACTGTCCAGGAAGACGCGAGCGTCATCTACCTCGACGTGCCCGTCGGAGCCGGCTACAGTTTCACGAAGGACCCCTTGGGTTACGCGCAGAGCCTGGAAGACATCAGCGCGGCGGTCGTGGAATTCCTGAGGCAGTTCTTGGTACTCTTCCCCGAATACAAAGGGCGAGATTTCTACGTCGCCGGGGAGTCGTACGGAG CGAGGTACGGCGTTGCAATCGCAAACCACCTGCTCACCGCGCAAGTCAAACGTGTGCCGCTGAACTTCAAGGGAGCGGTTGCGGGAGACGGATTCCTGGGACCAATCTTCGACATTGCAGACTCAAGCGAATTCCTCTACGAAGCTTCTATGGTCACCCAGGAAGGTCGCGATGCATTCGCGAAGCAGTTCGACCAGATGAAGAACTTGTTCGGGCAGGGCAAAGTACTGGAAGCCTTGACGATTCTACTGCACACCATCTTCACCGACGACACGAGCCCCACCTTGTTTCAAAACCTGACACTGTACAACAACCAAGCGAGTGCGCTGTACTCTGAACAGCCGGCGAACATGCGCAAGTACTACGAATACGCAAACACAAAGGGATTCAGGAAAGCCATTCACGTAGGACTCGATGTCCCGTTTCAACGGGACAACCGAGTCCTGCTGACCAGCTTAGCACTTGACTACGTCAGAGACATCACGGTTCAGTTGGAGCTGCTGCTAAACACGAGTAAGGTGCTGTTTTACACGGGACAAGTCGACACGCTGTTTCCTTCGAACAAGCTGCGTGACTATTTCCGTACTTTGAACTGGGCGGGTGCATCGGAATACCGAAGTGCGCCTCGACAAGTGTGGAGCGCGAACGGTGGTTCAGACGGCATAAGCGGTTACGTCGTTCGAGTTCGCGATTTCACCGAGGCAGTGGTACTCGGAGCGGGACACTACGCTGCCGTGGATAAGTCTAACGAGATCAATCACCTTCTGAAGAACTTTATCACTTCATGTTCCACCATTGCGTAA